The nucleotide window cgctagaagagcgctttggcaatgtccaagattccctcctcccggacttgaaggttcaatggaacaatctgcgctttgctaacttcaagtctgttgctgaatataattcagaggctcttcgcttacaatccatgttgagattctgtggacaacctgtcacagagcaagagctaattgagaagactctctccacctttcccgtttcagccattgtggtatcaaagcaataccgtactgaagtcaatgctggacggatcacgaggtttcataagcttatcaatatcatatctgtagctgaaaaacatgataacatactagtgaggaattataattcaaggcccattggaactaagagcgttcatgaggcgaattataatgcacccaaaagagggcgcaaggagcggaaccctaggaataagggacatgagggacgtatgggtccatataactgccctaatcaggaaggaaaccgcaagtttggagcggatacacgtggtggcaatgccacacgtgggagaagGGGTTGTGGCAACCCTATCCGTGGTAATGGAGCCATAGCttgtggtggtggcgccatgggtcgtggtggaggcgccaatCCTCCTAGGGAAcacccacaacgtgcacctcaattgaagggaggcaaccacaatgatatgtgtcatcgatgtggatctagtgagcattggttcaagtaatgcaaggcaagcgagcaacttgCTTCAAGATACatggcatacagggacctgagggagcaagaagtgtaccttgcagaagaagaagaagaaaatggtggagacgttAATCTCACCAtggaggacttcaaagctgaagatgaagtgcacaaggatgctgcagactttgattagaaatagtcctctttatttttcaagaatcatgtaatagtcaataaatgataattgtattaactctttcttatatggcgtacccaataaaatatgatgtctagaaaagtcattgagataattggtacttaagcgagcctcgctccaccaacctctctctccactttcctggtcatatttgattggagttgccAAAAgaatagagtgactacaatgtgtctcagtttgattttctttattttggattagacctttTTGGACTATTCGATGTAATCATTGGTtacatttattaataaagtatcgtattattcaatgtcatggacatgtttttaatttcgaactttattatttttcagtatgtttcctggagagttggaatgccttgttgatagtggcaccacacatactatattgcgacatagacaactatttctatgcatgacgcctagtcgatcttctgtgactacgatggctggaccatcacaattgattcatggtcgaggaccagctcaatttatgttgccaaatggcacaagtattaatgtcaccgaagctctatatgcttcTAGGGCTAGAaagaccctattgagttttaaagatataagagccaatggctttcatgtggaaacacattgtgagaatggacaaaagttcatttgcatcacctctaatgactacggacataaacgagtattggagaaacttatgtgtcgctctagtgggttgtatgcaaccactattcgagtcattgagtccaaccatatcatgagagatgacttatgggattctgacacatataggctttgacaccATCgtctgggacacccaggtcgtgatatgatgatccgtatactaaagacttcacacggacatccatttttcaaaacgaaaagaagtcagaacaaaaattcggtccaaggtagggccagagccgcctaccccctgcggcccaacagtggtattgacaccactaatgcctccttggttcctttctctacttctaaagtcaattgtgacttcgtggctcaaccggattcttccatggttgcttctaaagcccatctttcgttttgcaaagcctgctctttgcaaaattaggatcgagaccatcctatgcaaaggacactaaacaaaatattccattcttgcaacgaatccaaggtgatatttgtggacctatccaaccaacttgcggaccatttagatattttatggtgttggttgatgcatcgacaagttggtcacatgtcatgcttttatCCACCAGAAAtactgcatttgctaaactcctcgcataaatcattaagttaagggctcaccaccccatcccattaagtcaattcgtcttgacaatgctggagagtttacataaaaaacttttgatgactattgcatgtccattgggattgaggttgaacaccctgttcctcacattcacacccaaaatggtctcgcagaagccaccattaaaagacttcaaatggttgctagagcattggttatgtgcaccaatctccctgtttctacttggggctatgcaatattgcatgcagctgtgcttattcgtctgaggcctactgccactcaacccttttctgtatcccagatggttactgagTATGAGcctaatctccctgtttctgcttggggctatgcaatattgcatgcagctgtgcttattcgtctgaggcctactgccactcaacccttttctgtatcccagatggttactgagtatgagcctaatgtctcacatttacgcatatttggtgtgcaatttatgtgccaattgcgccgccacagcgcaccaaaatgggtcctcaaagacgattgggcatttatgttgggtATGACTCTCTAACCattatccactatttggaacccttgacaggtgatcaatttaccgcaagatttgtggattgacactttgatgagacagtcttccagtcgttagggggagataagaacaataatgttcaacaggagcgacaggaattgtcgtggtctgtccccactttgtctcatcttgatccccgaaccgcatagtccgaaattgaagtgcggagaattctcgatcttcagaaagtagcagactctatggctgacgcgttttctgatgtcgctaaagtgacaagatcacatatacctgctgcaaacgtatctgcaaggattgatgtccctaaaaataatggacatggcgccacctctAGGGGTATTGAGCATGGCGCTgccaccactaatggtgatggcaatgtggctcaggccgggctcctagcaaggaaacgtgggaggcccaaaggttcgatggattctcgcccgagaaagaaagcgggTTTGGCACGaagagatccattaatcatcgacgtaaataacccgtctcatgaagatatttcgAATTATGGTTATgcccaagagacatcattgggggacgctccaatgtcagaaccaattccagagaataaagagatctccatgaattacactagtgtacatgagacgttgagtcgagactctattatccttgatgacgtgtttgcatattctattgctcaaggaattatagaacatgatgatatcgaacctcgctctgttgaacaatgtcaacgaagagcagactggcctaaatggaaaaatgcgatccatgttgaattggattcactaacaaagagacaggtatttgggcctataacgctgacacccccaagtataaagcctgttggccataaatgggtttttgttagaaagcgtaatgagaaaaatgaggttgttagatacaaagtcagccttgtggcgcaaggtttctcacaacaccctggaatcgactacgaggagacatactctcccgtaatggacgtaataacgttccgctaccttatctgtttggtagtttccgaaaaacttgacatgcagcttatggatgtggttacagcatatctctatggagatctagattcagagatatatatgaaggttccagatggacttcaattacccaaatcaagtggctctaaaccacggagcgcattttcaataagattgagacgctcactatatggattgaaacaatccggacggatgtggtataaccgtctaagtgactacttgattgggaagggatatgtcaatgatGAAATATGCctatgcgtgtttataaagaggacaagttccggatttgcaattatagcagtttatgttaatgacatgaacctaattggaactctagatgagttaaaggaaactgctaagtacttgaaatccgaatttgagatgaaagatcttgggaaaacatggttttgtctcggactagaaatcgagcaccgtagtgatgagaTTATGATCCACCAGTCAAcgtatactcaaaaattattaaggcgctttaatgaagataaagcaaagcatgTGAGTACTCTCATGATCGGtagtagtcttgagcctgaaaaagatcatTTTCGAAGGGAtcaggacgaagacttattagaggctgaagtaccctatctaagtgcaataggcgcattgttgtacttaactcaatgcacaagaccggacatctcattcgcagtgaacttgttagctcgacatagttctgggccaacacgccgccattggattggcataaagacaatctttcgatacctgagaggtacgattgatatgagcttgttttatccctacagagagaagagaaataaaGGAAGTGTGAGATCGAACTCCACAAGGCAgaacgccaccttccgtgctcctcctcctagggatggcaaaaatctccagcggggcggagctccattggatacccgcccctaatggggggagaattcggggacaaatggggaatggggatggggatccccaatccccgctatctaagattggggatggggcggggatggtattgtgatccccatccccaaacccgccccaatatattatattttaatttattttttataatataaataataaatatatacatttactactttactttaatggtgttttgacttttgtgctcactaaattatgatttatgaatttaatcatgttttaaatttatttgttgtagattttgattttaaataaggcaatatgagaaaaaaaatattttatttattaaattcttattggggatttggggcgggtttggaggcttagtccccagtggggatggggacggggaatccccaatatatttttattggggattggggcggggatgggggtagagaatgaccctggggatggggatggtattgtgatccccatccccaacccgccccattgccatccctacctcctcccctccatcaaaataacaacgatgtcttgatgggttttgctgatgcagggtatctttctgaccctcacaaaggtcgctcccaaacgggttatgtttttaccatgggaagcattgcgatatcttagaggtctacaaagcagacccttgttgctacttcctcaaatcatgcagagattattgctctacaggaagccgtgcgagaatgcatatggctaaggtctgtagttagacacatatgaggaacttgtggtttgaagtctaccacagatgaacctacatgcatttatgaagataatgcagcttgtattgagcgaatgaaattaggtttcatcaatggcgacaacaccaagcatatatcgccaaagttcttttacaatcagcaacaacaggcacttctaaatattgaagtgaaccagatccgattagaggataatgtagcagacttatttactaagttgttacctaaatccaccttcgagaaacatgtgaagagcatcggattgagaaagttatcttaactcccatgattgtagcaatcagggggagatattgacatcagggggaggcatgatgtctacatgttcaatctcgaagagtgaaggacgtgttgcgctctttttgtccttcgaccagggttatttttgtcccacagggtttttgttacctggcaaggtttttaacgaggcaacgatcaaagcgtcatcaccaagtttgagcggcacaagggggagtgttgaaggatgtcgacatagtgtgcctctacaaactagggtttaggattgtaataggaatgtgttataggtattcaattgtatttggattctcttaccttttgtataccttgtaactccctatataagggctcttattatcaataataaacacacaattctattctcctacaacaaaaaaagaaaagaaaaaatagtaaaagaaaaaagacgcAGAACTGCATTTTGTAGAAGATGACGTTGAGGCCAATGAAATCAAACCCATGACTCCATGAGGCCtcaaaatttcttctttttcttttgtatttgtaagTTAAACACTCAAAGCTTTCTTCTTTCTCCATCACTTTGTGATTAGAATAGAAGATAACCAAAAGTTTTGCTCTCACTTTCACTAATTTCTGTTGAAACATGAATTTTTGATTCCCCTCTGATTCTTTCAAAGACAAATGGTaacatttctttcttttatgtcTATTTAAGTCATTGACAGACTCTCATAGACGCATAGAAGcaatctttctcttcctcttacttaattatgaatttccccCTCTATTCTAATTTTGTAATCATAAATTTATAATTCAGATAGTTGATACTATTTAACAAACTGCCAAGGCATGAAGTCTACAATTTTGTGGTTAGAAAATCAGGTTTTAATGTTCTTTATCGGCattgttactttttattttgtttatataatcTACTATGTTTTAGTTTGAACTTTGCTTTgctgacatttttttttcaatgaacaAAATTATTAGGAAGGTCTCTCTAAATTTCGCCTTAGGCCTCACTTTGTCACGGGACGGCCCTGAATGGGATAAAGCTCGTAGCAGTTTTGACCATACGACTTGTACCAATTATCATGACAAATGCAAAACATGCATCCAGTGTCCTTTTGAACCTGCCAAGACTACGTGATCCTTCTTTCACAAATGCCTCCAAGAAAACATCAAACACGTTATGAACACCATGCCACCTTCACCATGAACCTCACTTTCTCACAAGCAGCAAAGCTTTGTGAACACGTCCAGATTTCacagaaaaaggaagaagaagccaaACACATAAAAGCACGATTATTGTGCAGCAAAACTCACGAGTAAAACTGTAAAACAGTGTGTGCGTTTTTGTTAGGTTTGTTTAGCATGCATTGCATGATGCACCGCTGCTCCCTGCTGTTCCTGCCGCGCCCGCATCGGAACAGAGCCCCCGCCCCCATACCTCGTCCCATGTGATAAATACCTCACCTCATCTACCGGTCAAAGTTGTAGTCATCCTCTCGCCACGTGGCGCCAGGCATGAATGACAACTGGCGAGTCTTGATTTTCTGATTAGGTTTTGAACCGAACCGGGGACAATCAGCCCGAGCAAATATTGGATCTGGAGCTCTACTACTACTCGGCGGCATTAAATGGCTTTTTGGCTACGGTCACACCCGTGCAACTGTTAAGACTTAAGAGCTTGTGATGCGCACAAGTTGGCTCGCCTTGCAAGTTGCAACAGCTCACTTAAATAAACACTCGAGAGTCAAAAGACTTGGAGTTAAAAACACCTAGCCCAAAGTTTAATTATCGTTACGTCTTTATTATATTGTCCGATTGTTGATCAAGTAAGTTACGAAAATTTTATGAGTTGAATAACGTTGCATTTGAAAATACCGTTATAATTAACGGTTTAAATATGTAACGTGTCGGACAATATAACAAGTCAGATGGACTTTATCTAAAATCAATCGATGTGGATGTATCAAGATAAAGACGGAAGAAGTTAATGGacaaaatttctaaaaatttaATGTCAGGTTCAGGGACATCGAATTATTTGGAATCGATGGATCATTAGTTGTCTTTTTGACGACATAATAAATAAGAAGTCAATAACATAACACACTCAGTAGATTAACCAATTAAATTTTAAATCTCTAATATTAGTCCGGTTCCTATTGATCGACAGTTTAATTAACACGACACATTTCTAATTAATTCTAAAATTAGAAATACGTCAAAATAATATCATCTTAATTATTTTGAATTGTATTGTGTCGTAATCAATCGTATCTTCGATGAGCTGAGAGCCGATTCTTAGTCTCACAATATAATATATCAGACATGCTAATCTTGTACTTGCTAAAACTAgctaattaaatttaaaaagtcCTCATCTATAATTAGTTTACTATCCCTACCAAACCAATGAATTATAGTAATCCAAAGCTGATCCCTTTGGCCACAATCCACTGCTCCTCACCAATGAAATTGTACAATATGGTGGGGGAGTGAAACAGAGATGTACTTTTTTGAAGGTACAATGGCTTCCCATCGATCACTGTCTGATTCGACAGTGGATGGACCTTGATCATCTCTATTATGTATCATCATCATGATCATCATGTGAAAAATCCAACACATCATGTGCTGGGTCCCTCCCCTCCCCTTCATCTTCCTCTTAACCTCTgtgtttttttggttttttcattAACAATGGAtgctctttctttctgtttgataAGACTAGAGTCAGTGAGACTGTCCCTCCCTCACTGCTTCAGAAGCTGAATTGGTGTCAACGCCGTTGGATTTTCATCAAAGAAAAAGTTGTTAGCTTGTCTGTGTCAAACACCCTTCTCCTCTTTGTTTCTTCCTCCATCCTCTCATTCACATGCCCAGAATTTACAGAGAAAATTAAGCTTTGTCCTTTACTCTTCTATGTAAAACTTGTATGAAGAACACGCTTTATTGGGTTTGGTTAAAAAGAATTATgcttctggtttttttttcacCAAATACACTTAAAGGATGAGTGGGGTCAAATTTCCACTAGCCCTACTCATTGTGTTTGGAGGGGGCTTTAGACCCACTACCAGAACATCCATGATGCCCATCACATCGAGCAAGAGAGGCAACTTTGTAATGTAATGAGCAAAATGCCCATGAGGCTTTCTGGTATAAGAAATAACAGAGATAAGAGACTGAAGATGGGAGAAAATGggcagagagagagtgagagagagttgGGGTTGTTTTGCTTCTCCCATATTCTCtttttcatattattgttgtCTGCAACTTATAAACACATATAAACATCTCATAAAGAAGAGAATGCTCGCAAACACTATTTCTTCCTCACTTGCATCCCCCCATCATTCTCCCCTAGAAGCTTTAATTATATTATCTATAGATACTCCCCTATTGATAATTAATGCTAATATAACTTAGGATAAAAGGTAAAATGAAAGATgaaaattaaaactaaaaggaaaaaaaaacatttccatGTATAATATGGCATCATCAGATTTTTAGTCCTTGGAAGCATGAACTGAAGCACCACCACAAACAAACTCGGCAGCTAGCCCAATTCCTCAGAAGATCAAGCACTAACTTCCCGTTGATTGCTCTGGCTTCACATCACATTGCAGCTTGAAGTGTTCTCATCACTGAAGAAATGGGTGTAGGGGTCACCACCAGCTGGAGGAGGGTATGGGTAATGCTGGGGCGGCATGTAGTTGGTCGATGGAGGAATCCTATTATACATCATAGGCTGGAACGACCTGTCCCCGCCGCCCATAGCTCTCTGCTGGTTCATCATTGCAGCCATTAACTGTGGGTTCTGGTATGGGTTACCAGGCATGGCCTCAGGCCCAGCTCCTTGGAAGTAGCCACCGgggccgccgccgccgccgccactcATGGCGGCAGCCGGTAGACCTTGAACGGCCGGCATTTGGCCCATCTGACCCATTGGCATGCTTCCCATTGGACCCATTGGACCCATTGGACCCATTGGACCCATTGCCATGTTCATCTGGCTCATCCCAGGCATCTGCTGCCCCACATTACCTCCAGGCATGCCTTGAGGTCTCCCACCCATGTTCTGGTGGCTCATCATAGCATGGAGTTGAGCCTCACtcattccaccaccaccacccccctTTTTAGCTCCATTGCCATTAGCACCACCACCTTGGCCTCCGTTACCATTCTTGTTCTGTgccccaccaccaccatttGGGGGAAACCCACCACTGTTCTTGCCTCCATTTTTGCCGCCACCCCCAGCTTGATTTTGACCATGATCTCCACCACCGCCACCGCCTTTCTTTCCACCGCCACCACCCATATTCCCCTGAGACGGCGCACCCCCTCCtccaccgccgccaccacctTTCTTTCCACCATTACCaccaccgccgccgccgccaccattctgttgtccaccaccagccttcTGAACATTCATCATCTGTTGGTGGTTCATTCCATTCATCATCATAGGAGGCAGCCCctgaccaccaccaccacccattGCCGCCGGCTTCATCTTATTCAGAACCAGGCGAGGATCATCCAGCTCGTCATCAAAATCCTCCTCGTCATaatcttcgtcatcatcaagATCATCATACTCATCATCAGTCATGTCATCTTCGTCCATGTCCGCGAATTTGACAGCCTTCTGGTTCTGGCTAGGTGGGTTCGGGCCTTTGAAACCAGGAGCCATTTGCATCCCTTTCAATTGGGGCAGCTTCAGATCTTGCAACCCCTTCATTTGCTGAAGCTGCTGCAGCTGCAGGAGTTGCTGCTGCATTTGCTGTTGCATTTGTTGCTGTTGCTGAGGGTTTGGGCCTTGTTGTCCTCCACCCTTGGGCTGATTGTTgttgcctcctcctcctcctcctccgcctccgCCGCCGCCTTTCTGGTTGTTCTGGCCTTTGTTATTCCCTTTGCCATTGTCAAGTTGCATGTTCTTCTGATTGGCCATGTTGTTCTGGTTCTGACTGTTGTTGTTGGCCTTCGGAGCGCCCCAGAGCTCTGCACGTTTCCCTGATTTCGCGAGCTTCTTGATCAGAACGGAGGGGTCAACATTGCCGGAAACGATCACCTTCCCCTGCTCGGAATCTATGTCGGTTGTACAAACCCCTGGACAAAAAAGATGCACAATTTAATGACTGATTTCCATCGAGGATAACCATGAAACAGATAAAAATCTTAGGGTAAATCAGTAAAACTGAAAATGGGGTATAAGGAAATGAAGCATACCATCAATTTTCTGCAAGATTTTCTTCACCTTGTGCTTGCATCCATCACAGTGAATGTTAACTTTGAGAGAACATTTCTGCATGCACAAACAGTCCAAAAGAACAAAAGTAGAGTAAACaagaaaagagaggaaaagaaaaagagcaaAGCTTGTTGTTGTGCTCTGTTTAATAATTTGGTTTATGCAAGGAAATAAATATAACACGAAAAAGATAAAATGGTTTTGAGTTCAAATGAAGCAAAGAACAACCAGAGAGGTGAGTGAAAGAGTACCTGGATCTTCAAGAACTCTTCTTTACTCATGGCTGCTAAAACTCAAATGCAACAAACACAAGACTACAATGAATGGAAATAGAAAAAAGGGCAGGTTGGTGATAGATCTAAGAGAAACAGTAGCTGCAGAAACAGAGGAAAATGGTTGAGAGGGAATTACAGAAAGGAGTAGTTGGTGGTGtctctgtttctttctttttgggaCTTATCTAAGCAACAACaacacagagagcaagaaatgCGAAATAGGTCTGCGTCTCTGAGCAGAGAAGGATTTAGACCCAATAGCAAAGGTTCAGTCtttgaagaaagagagagaaagagagagatagggGGGACTCAGAAGCGGTGGGTGGACATTAAAGCTTCTATGGGTATCTCTGCTTCCTCTATTTCAGggtaagagagagaagaggtaaGATGTGAGTAGTAGCAAAGCACAAGCCtaaaatcagagagagagagaggaggagactGTTGCAGACTGAAAGAGAGAGTGTGTTGTTGCCTCCAAGGCTTTCATTCACTCTATTCTCTCTAGGGGTGCTTTATTTAATGGTATTTTTTACTAATAGGCAATAGCCATGTGGATCTGGCTTGGCTTGGTTTGGGAATTAGCCATTTACTGGAGCTTCTGTAGTGGCTTCAAGCTTCAGCTTAAGGTCTGTTTGGCTTCAATGGCTCTACTGTCTGAGTGAAAATGGTGGAGAAGGAGGAGTTTATATAGGCTTTAGCTCACAGATTTGAGTTTTAATCTTTTTTGAAAAAGATAATTATTATCAGCAGATGGGAAACAACCCTGTCAGATTTGCTCTGCTCAAATTGGGTGTTGCAATAAATAATGGCATTTAATAATTTGGCCTTGTTTCATGTATATTACACATAcataatcaatttattttttgtacTAGCACTATATGTAGCTGTCTAGCTCAAATTACTATCATGACCCTCAGATAAAAAGTAAACTTGACCTGCATTTTTCATCTTTTAACCATCTAAAACTCCATAACTCCATGAGTAAATGAAATTTTAAAATGATCAAGGAattctttgataaaaaaaaaaaaaaaaacttacagtgtttgtttgtttgctcAAAACTTGGTCTTAAATCGTACAACGGTTATTTTGTTCTATTCTAATAATTCTATTGATAAGATATTAATTCGTTATTCTACTTATATTATatcttgtgtgtgtgtatatatatatatatatatttttatttatttatttgtcaacacacggtgtcctcaaaaGCTTTCCAGGCCCAGAGATTAATCCGTGctcgggggatcttgtcagaacgcttcctctcccctggccaccaagaatatattgggatttaagtctaataagcgtcggcgggattcgaaccagggtgtgggggttccacacctggaggctcttaccaactcgaccacatGTGGTGGTAATCTTCTGTATACTTGAAACGTGCTATTATCTACTAATTATTTGTTCATATGCATTTTTTAAGACACGTAATGTTAGCGAGTCCATAAAAGATGCTGTGTTTGTCAAACATTCTACGTAAGAAAAGGAATATACGGCGTAATTAAAACTTTTCATTCGACTCACTTTTTTCTCTTATATATACTTGAAACGTGTTGCTATCTGTTAAACTGCCATTGTTTTGTTCATGTCTATGTACTATGACTTAAACTCCATAAGATCATTGTACTAGTCAAACATTCCAcgtaataaaaaaaatgtacgACAGAATTAAAGCTTTTTATTCAATAACATTTTCATCTTATTATTCCTAAAACGTGTCACTAACTTGGCAGTTATCACATATTATCAATACATAAAAAGTTGAACAATTTGGAAAATATGGTACAAATCATACATTCCATGTAACAAAAGGAAAACTCAAACTCACTGCTTCTTTTACTAAGTGATGTTAGCgaatccataaaaaaaaaatcataacagTCATATATTAATTACACGTATAATATATGATTGTTAGCGAAtacatatttttttgtttttgtttttttgatcaAGAGTGAGGTAACAATCCACCTTGGTTAATTTAGCGAGTTATTAACACACCCACACAGTCACTATTTGGACCGAGGTCTACGAGTGTATCTCATTAAAGCCAGACTAATCTCCCGCCGCAGGCTCACGAACTCAAATGCCTCTCAAACATGTTGGCCACAAACTGGTGAGAGTTGGGATTCGAACTCTAAACATGGAGTTTCCATACTAGGCAGTTCAACCCACCTTACCACACTAGGTGGTTAAAATGTCGGATTGTTAGaatcttttatttcatttactCTTTTTATGTCATTAATTTGTCAATTTTTTATCATGCATTTTTATAAAGACATATGGGTGTTAATGAATTTGAGAAAACATCGTACAAGCCTTAAATACCATGTAGTAATAAGAAATGCTATGATAAATTTGATGCGCTTACGGAAAACTTGGTGCAATGAGATTTACAATTGCTAATTATTCTTCCTCATTGTGGTTGAGgcttttgagtttttttctttttaattttgttta belongs to Rosa chinensis cultivar Old Blush chromosome 4, RchiOBHm-V2, whole genome shotgun sequence and includes:
- the LOC112198515 gene encoding heavy metal-associated isoprenylated plant protein 33, whose protein sequence is MSKEEFLKIQKCSLKVNIHCDGCKHKVKKILQKIDGVCTTDIDSEQGKVIVSGNVDPSVLIKKLAKSGKRAELWGAPKANNNSQNQNNMANQKNMQLDNGKGNNKGQNNQKGGGGGGGGGGGGNNNQPKGGGQQGPNPQQQQQMQQQMQQQLLQLQQLQQMKGLQDLKLPQLKGMQMAPGFKGPNPPSQNQKAVKFADMDEDDMTDDEYDDLDDDEDYDEEDFDDELDDPRLVLNKMKPAAMGGGGGQGLPPMMMNGMNHQQMMNVQKAGGGQQNGGGGGGGGNGGKKGGGGGGGGGAPSQGNMGGGGGKKGGGGGGDHGQNQAGGGGKNGGKNSGGFPPNGGGGAQNKNGNGGQGGGANGNGAKKGGGGGGMSEAQLHAMMSHQNMGGRPQGMPGGNVGQQMPGMSQMNMAMGPMGPMGPMGPMGSMPMGQMGQMPAVQGLPAAAMSGGGGGGPGGYFQGAGPEAMPGNPYQNPQLMAAMMNQQRAMGGGDRSFQPMMYNRIPPSTNYMPPQHYPYPPPAGGDPYTHFFSDENTSSCNVM